The following proteins are co-located in the Pochonia chlamydosporia 170 chromosome 6, whole genome shotgun sequence genome:
- a CDS encoding phytanoyl-CoA dioxygenase (similar to Metarhizium robertsii ARSEF 23 XP_007823470.1), producing MAAAAVSVPLSLGLPVPVGSNKGKVAQENLAWLRPTYKDTPIAEMRDRLKEDGYLFLKNLIPREDVLKVRSEYFTRYAPTGILEPGTSTEAGIFNSTQSPVAHGGIGAGELPPTDLQVTTMTEAHKAPEYLDFVAHTDLRSFIRNLMGWDNEVLLQRTMLRHNVPGALSTAVHYDKLFLRGGEAFFLTAWIPIGDVSQNGGGLMYLADSAGLGRSIEEDFTRRAAELTPEERISAFNVNMEKYGQLSQNAAEFGEKHKHPRWLVANYEAGDVVFHDPYMIHTSSFNEDAEGKIRLSTDLRFYREGSDLDQRWMQFWKPGDGL from the exons ATGGCTGCTGCCGCCGTGTCCGTCCCCTTGTCACTTGGCCTTCCCGTGCCAGTTGGGTCCAACAAGGGGAAGGTCGCTcaagaaaacttggcttggctcAGGCCAACTTATAAAGATACTCCTATTGCTGAGATGCGAGATAGACTCAAAGAGGATGGTTACCTGTTTTTGAAGAACTTAATCCCAAGAGAGGACGTGCTTAAAGTTCGATCTGA ATACTTCACTCGGTATGCTCCAACTGGAATACTGGAGCCCGGGACCTCAACGGAAGCCGGCATATTCAACTCGACCCAGTCACCGGTAGCCCACGGTGGCATCGGTGCTGGCGAACTCCCTCCCACAGATCTGCAGGTCACAACCATGACGGAGGCGCACAAAGCTCCGGAATATCTTGACTTTGTGGCACACACGGACCTACGGAGTTTTATCAGGAACCTAATGGGGTGGGACAACGAAGTGCTACTCCAGCGGACAATGCTTCGGCACAACGTCCCAGGAGCGCTAAGTACCGCTGTACACTATGACAAGCTATTCCTTCGAGGCGGCGAGGCCTTTTTCCTCACTGCATGGATTCCCATTGGGGATGTGTCACAAAATGGCGGCGGGTTAATGTATCTGGCTGACTCGGCGGGGCTGGGCAGGTCCATCGAGGAGGACTTTACTCGCAGAGCTGCCGAACTGACTCCAGAGGAGAGGATCAgtgcattcaatgtcaatatgGAGAAGTATGGACAACTGTCTCAGAATGCCGCCGAGTTTGGTGAGAAGCACAAGCATCCGCGGTGGTTGGTGGCCAATTatgaagctggagatgttgtgtttCACGACCCATACATGATTCATACGAGTTCCTTCAATGAGGACGCAGAGGGTAAAATCAGATTAAGTACTGATTTGAGGTTTTATCGGGAAGGAAGCGATTTGGATCAGCGCTGGATGCAGTTTTGGAAACCAGGTGATGGGCTTTGA